In Ancalomicrobiaceae bacterium S20, the following proteins share a genomic window:
- a CDS encoding aldolase/citrate lyase family protein — protein MSYTAAIGAAPAFDAFALATRLRAGGHATIAWVGNPEPLVAEAIARSAFDAVTLDMQHGLADTASVMRGITAVAGAGKPSIVRVPVGDFAMASRALDFGASGVIAPMINTVADARAFADFMKYPPLGRRSWGPTRAMTLAGVDDAQHYLKSANAGTLALAMIETREALDNLEAILDVEGIDGVFIGPSDLSLTLSGGAFVDQHHPIIDEPVRRVVAAASARGKIAAIFGGAPERARAMRDLGFRLVSLGIDPAYTTLGCDTMLKAMG, from the coding sequence ATGTCCTATACCGCCGCGATCGGCGCTGCTCCCGCCTTCGACGCGTTCGCCCTCGCTACCCGTTTGCGGGCCGGCGGACATGCGACCATCGCCTGGGTCGGCAATCCGGAGCCGCTGGTTGCGGAGGCGATCGCGCGATCGGCCTTCGACGCCGTCACCCTCGACATGCAGCACGGGCTCGCGGACACCGCCTCGGTGATGCGCGGCATCACGGCCGTCGCCGGAGCCGGCAAGCCCTCGATCGTCCGCGTCCCGGTCGGCGATTTCGCGATGGCGAGCCGGGCGCTCGACTTCGGGGCGAGCGGCGTCATCGCGCCAATGATCAACACGGTCGCCGATGCCCGCGCCTTCGCCGATTTCATGAAATACCCGCCGCTCGGCCGCCGCAGCTGGGGGCCGACGCGGGCGATGACGCTCGCCGGCGTCGACGACGCGCAGCATTACCTGAAGAGCGCCAACGCCGGCACGCTGGCGCTCGCCATGATCGAGACGCGCGAGGCCCTGGACAACCTCGAGGCCATCCTTGACGTCGAAGGCATCGACGGCGTGTTCATCGGCCCGTCCGACCTGTCGCTGACACTCTCGGGCGGCGCCTTCGTCGACCAGCATCATCCGATCATCGACGAACCGGTGCGCCGGGTCGTCGCCGCGGCGTCGGCGCGAGGCAAGATCGCGGCGATCTTCGGCGGCGCGCCGGAACGGGCGCGGGCGATGCGCGATCTCGGCTTCCGCCTCGTCTCGCTCGGCATCGATCCGGCCTACACGACGCTCGGCTGCGACACGATGTTGAAGGCGATGGGCTGA
- a CDS encoding sterol desaturase family protein: MLTWIETAGAALRPGAGWTEFLALFALVVASIVVIGLVTGAFFEIMNARHPERRIQIHRTNENKWGELKYAPGSIGVIALCFSGGLFAQGQGWALTPLPITWWSVPLTLAASVLLYDAWFYWLHRLLHWKPLYRFHALHHKSVAPTVWTNHHETLVEAILNQSFYFLIVFVIPIPWPVLVAEKIYDQISGMLGHAGYEHFASPMGRTPWPFASTVFHDQHHGYFRYNYAHSFSFWDRLMGTLHPRYDETVKRFETVTTPASGAVEPPASERPETR; encoded by the coding sequence ATGCTGACCTGGATCGAGACCGCCGGCGCCGCGCTTCGGCCCGGCGCGGGCTGGACCGAATTCCTCGCCCTGTTCGCGCTCGTGGTCGCCTCGATCGTGGTGATCGGGCTCGTCACCGGCGCCTTTTTCGAGATCATGAACGCGCGCCATCCCGAGCGCCGCATCCAGATCCACCGCACCAACGAGAACAAGTGGGGCGAACTCAAATACGCTCCCGGCTCGATCGGCGTGATCGCGCTGTGCTTCTCGGGCGGCCTGTTCGCGCAAGGACAGGGCTGGGCGCTGACGCCGCTGCCGATCACCTGGTGGTCGGTGCCGCTGACGCTTGCGGCGTCCGTGCTGCTCTACGATGCCTGGTTCTACTGGCTGCACCGGCTCCTGCACTGGAAGCCGCTCTATCGCTTCCACGCGCTGCACCACAAGAGCGTCGCCCCGACCGTCTGGACCAACCACCACGAGACGCTGGTCGAGGCGATCCTGAACCAGAGCTTCTATTTCCTGATCGTCTTCGTGATCCCGATCCCGTGGCCGGTGCTCGTCGCCGAGAAGATCTACGACCAGATCTCCGGCATGCTCGGCCACGCCGGTTACGAGCACTTCGCCTCGCCGATGGGCCGCACGCCCTGGCCCTTCGCCTCGACCGTGTTCCACGATCAGCACCACGGCTATTTCCGCTACAACTATGCCCATTCCTTCTCGTTCTGGGACCGGCTGATGGGCACGCTGCATCCGCGCTACGACGAGACGGTCAAGCGATTCGAGACGGTAACGACGCCGGCGAGCGGCGCGGTCGAACCGCCGGCGTCGGAGCGCCCCGAAACCCGCTGA
- a CDS encoding type II toxin-antitoxin system VapC family toxin gives MASDGGRELVLDASVALAMVAPNEDERTAAAVIDAIRHRGALVPAIWPLEIANVLVRKVFNTLAQAAAGERALMALLRLPVRILAADTIEAAAIARLARKTGLSAYDAAYLHLAQTEKCALATFDRQLARAAAEIGVELWTIG, from the coding sequence ATGGCATCGGACGGCGGCCGCGAGCTTGTCCTGGACGCCAGTGTCGCGCTTGCCATGGTGGCTCCGAACGAAGACGAGCGGACCGCCGCCGCCGTCATCGACGCCATCCGCCATCGCGGCGCGCTGGTTCCTGCGATCTGGCCGCTCGAAATTGCCAATGTCCTGGTCCGAAAGGTATTCAACACGCTGGCGCAGGCTGCTGCCGGCGAGCGTGCATTGATGGCCTTGTTGCGATTGCCGGTGCGGATTCTCGCCGCCGACACGATCGAAGCCGCCGCCATCGCTCGGCTCGCCCGTAAAACCGGCCTCTCGGCCTATGATGCGGCCTACCTGCATCTCGCTCAGACGGAAAAATGTGCGCTGGCGACTTTCGACCGCCAGCTGGCACGCGCCGCAGCCGAAATCGGCGTCGAACTCTGGACGATCGGCTGA
- a CDS encoding type II toxin-antitoxin system prevent-host-death family antitoxin: MITVGTLEAKNKLSALLDHVVRGEEVVITRHGRPVARLVPAVAVDDFGEIAREITAARDALAASNVTLTTEEIRVLRDEGRR, translated from the coding sequence ATGATTACGGTCGGAACGCTCGAAGCGAAAAACAAGCTCTCCGCGCTGCTCGACCATGTCGTGCGTGGCGAGGAAGTGGTGATAACCCGTCACGGTCGCCCGGTCGCGAGGCTCGTTCCCGCTGTCGCGGTTGACGACTTCGGCGAGATCGCACGGGAAATCACCGCCGCCCGGGATGCCCTTGCAGCATCGAACGTCACCCTGACGACCGAGGAGATCCGCGTCCTTCGCGACGAGGGTCGGCGGTGA
- the purB gene encoding adenylosuccinate lyase, with product MIPRYSRPEMTAIWEPQTRFRIWFEIEAHATDALAEIGVVPKDAAAKIWAMAKDATFDVDRIDEIERVTKHDVIAFLTHLAEIVGPEARFVHQGMTSSDVLDTCLSVQLVRAADLLIADVDRVLAALKTRAFEHKLTPTIGRSHGIHAEPVTFGLKLAEAFAEFSRARARLVFARQEIATCAISGAVGTFANIDPRVEDYVAEKMGLAVEPVSTQVIPRDRHAMFFAVLGVVASSVERLAVEIRHLQRTEVLEAEEYFSPGQKGSSAMPHKRNPVLTENLTGLARMVRSYAMPAMENVALWHERDISHSSVERMIGPDATVTLDFALNRLAGVVEKLVIYPERMSLNMDRLGGLVHSQRILLALTQKGVSREDAYRLVQRNAMKVWDSYQKSGTATVDFLTELLGDPEVRAALSEAEIREKFDLGYHLKHVDTIFRRVFGDA from the coding sequence ATGATCCCGCGCTATTCCCGCCCCGAGATGACCGCCATCTGGGAGCCGCAGACCCGGTTCCGGATCTGGTTCGAGATCGAGGCGCATGCGACCGACGCGCTGGCCGAGATCGGCGTCGTGCCGAAGGATGCGGCCGCCAAGATCTGGGCGATGGCCAAGGATGCGACCTTCGACGTCGACCGCATCGACGAGATCGAGCGCGTCACCAAGCACGACGTCATCGCCTTCCTGACCCATCTGGCGGAAATCGTCGGCCCCGAGGCGCGCTTTGTGCACCAGGGCATGACCTCCTCGGACGTGCTCGACACCTGCCTGAGCGTCCAGCTCGTCCGCGCCGCCGATCTGCTGATCGCCGACGTCGACCGCGTGCTCGCCGCGCTGAAGACCCGCGCCTTCGAGCACAAGCTGACCCCGACCATCGGCCGCAGCCACGGCATCCACGCCGAGCCGGTCACCTTCGGCCTGAAGCTCGCGGAAGCCTTCGCCGAGTTCTCCCGCGCCCGCGCCCGGCTGGTGTTCGCCCGCCAGGAGATCGCCACCTGCGCGATCTCCGGAGCGGTCGGCACCTTCGCCAACATCGATCCGCGCGTCGAAGACTACGTCGCCGAGAAGATGGGCCTCGCGGTCGAGCCGGTCTCGACCCAGGTCATCCCGCGCGACCGCCACGCGATGTTCTTCGCCGTGCTCGGCGTCGTCGCCTCGTCGGTGGAGCGCCTCGCGGTGGAGATCCGCCATCTGCAGCGGACGGAAGTGCTCGAGGCCGAGGAGTATTTCTCGCCGGGCCAGAAAGGCTCGTCGGCCATGCCGCACAAGCGCAACCCAGTGCTGACCGAAAACCTGACCGGTCTCGCCCGCATGGTGCGCTCCTATGCAATGCCGGCGATGGAGAACGTCGCGCTCTGGCACGAGCGCGACATCTCGCATTCCTCGGTCGAGCGCATGATCGGTCCGGACGCGACCGTCACGCTCGATTTCGCGCTGAACCGCCTCGCCGGCGTGGTCGAGAAGCTGGTGATCTATCCCGAGCGCATGAGCCTCAACATGGACCGCCTCGGCGGCCTCGTGCACTCGCAGCGCATCCTCTTGGCGCTGACCCAGAAGGGCGTGAGCCGCGAGGACGCCTACCGGCTGGTCCAGCGCAACGCCATGAAGGTGTGGGACAGCTACCAGAAGTCCGGCACGGCGACCGTCGACTTCCTGACCGAGCTGCTCGGCGACCCGGAAGTCCGCGCCGCGCTGTCGGAGGCCGAGATCCGCGAGAAGTTCGACCTCGGCTATCACCTGAAGCACGTCGACACGATCTTCCGCCGCGTGTTCGGCGACGCGTGA
- a CDS encoding FAD-dependent oxidoreductase, translating to MSSIDVIALGAGMVGVSAALQLTRRGRKVVLVDRREPGQETSFGNAGILEREGLVPTGFPRELSALLRYGLNLAPEANYRLRDLPGLASWLWAFRKHSTDAAAEAYAAANDALCREGIAEHRLLSAEAGADRLFRETGWIRLYRTPQGFAGTKLLLALSDRYGVKYQHLTTKELTDLEPHIAADKVFEALRFPETQSVSWPEAVTRAYADLFLKLGGRFVTGEAQSLRQTETGWAVNTAEGEIAAPEVVLALGPWSAELAAKFGYRFPLASKRGYHVHYGSEGNAVLNAPVVDCERGYVLAPMEKGIRLTTGIEIADRDAPPNYRQLNQLDQIAREMFPLAEERAPRWLGRRPAMPDHLPVLGPAPRHRGLWFDFGHGHLGFTQGPVSGRLLADMMTGAQPFLDVSALKPTRFV from the coding sequence TTGTCTTCCATCGACGTGATCGCCCTCGGCGCCGGTATGGTCGGCGTGTCGGCCGCCCTCCAGCTGACGCGGCGCGGCCGCAAGGTCGTGCTGGTCGATCGCCGCGAGCCGGGGCAGGAGACGAGCTTCGGGAACGCCGGCATTCTCGAGCGCGAAGGCCTGGTGCCGACCGGCTTCCCGCGCGAGCTCTCCGCGCTGCTGCGCTACGGGCTCAATCTGGCGCCGGAGGCGAACTACCGGCTGCGCGACCTGCCGGGGCTCGCGTCCTGGCTCTGGGCGTTCCGCAAGCACTCGACCGACGCGGCGGCGGAAGCCTATGCCGCGGCGAACGATGCGCTATGCCGGGAGGGCATCGCCGAGCACCGGCTGCTCAGCGCCGAGGCCGGGGCCGATCGGCTGTTCCGCGAGACCGGCTGGATCCGGCTCTACCGCACCCCGCAGGGCTTTGCCGGCACGAAACTCCTGCTCGCGCTGTCGGATCGCTACGGGGTCAAGTACCAGCACCTGACGACCAAGGAACTGACCGACCTCGAGCCGCATATCGCCGCCGACAAGGTCTTCGAGGCCTTGCGTTTTCCCGAGACGCAGTCGGTCTCCTGGCCCGAGGCGGTGACGCGCGCCTATGCCGACCTGTTCCTCAAGCTCGGCGGCCGGTTCGTGACCGGCGAGGCGCAGTCGCTGCGCCAGACCGAGACCGGCTGGGCGGTCAATACGGCCGAGGGCGAGATCGCGGCGCCCGAGGTCGTGCTCGCGCTCGGACCGTGGTCGGCGGAACTGGCCGCGAAGTTCGGCTATCGCTTCCCGCTCGCCTCCAAGCGCGGCTACCACGTGCATTACGGCTCCGAGGGCAATGCCGTCCTCAACGCGCCGGTGGTCGATTGCGAGCGCGGCTATGTGCTGGCGCCGATGGAGAAGGGCATCCGGCTCACGACCGGCATCGAGATCGCCGATCGCGATGCGCCGCCGAACTACCGGCAGCTCAACCAGCTCGACCAGATTGCGCGCGAGATGTTCCCGCTCGCCGAGGAACGGGCGCCGCGCTGGCTCGGCCGGCGCCCGGCGATGCCCGACCACCTGCCGGTGCTCGGCCCGGCGCCGCGCCACCGCGGCCTGTGGTTCGACTTCGGCCACGGCCATCTCGGCTTCACGCAAGGGCCGGTCTCGGGCCGGCTGCTCGCCGACATGATGACCGGGGCGCAACCCTTCCTCGACGTCTCCGCGTTGAAGCCGACGCGCTTCGTCTGA
- a CDS encoding DUF4893 domain-containing protein: MKRIVVALVLGLTVPGLVVGAAPSARADSSYLEDNVSKADRDRLERFEAARTAGLAEARAGGAPADLSVLDQVLAGKPQSLREGDIRGKYRCRTIKLGGQPPLTIYGWFDCVLGEDDLGYRLDKTTGSQRFSGHFIDDTDTSMIFWGANYVQGEKPRRYGADADQNSVGRLVKLGPKRLRLELPWPKFESKFDIIELVKP; this comes from the coding sequence ATGAAGCGGATCGTGGTCGCGCTGGTGCTCGGGCTGACGGTGCCTGGGCTGGTGGTCGGCGCCGCGCCTTCGGCTCGGGCCGACAGCAGCTATCTCGAGGACAACGTCTCGAAGGCCGATCGCGATCGGCTGGAGCGGTTCGAGGCGGCGCGGACCGCCGGGCTCGCCGAGGCGCGGGCCGGCGGCGCGCCGGCGGATCTCTCGGTGCTCGATCAGGTGCTTGCGGGCAAGCCGCAGTCGCTGCGCGAGGGCGACATCCGCGGCAAGTATCGCTGCCGGACCATCAAGCTCGGCGGCCAGCCGCCGCTGACCATCTACGGCTGGTTCGATTGCGTGCTCGGCGAGGACGATCTCGGCTACAGGCTCGACAAGACCACCGGTTCGCAGCGTTTCTCCGGCCATTTCATCGACGACACCGACACGTCGATGATCTTCTGGGGCGCCAATTACGTGCAGGGCGAGAAGCCCCGCCGCTACGGCGCCGATGCCGACCAGAACAGCGTCGGCCGGCTGGTGAAGCTCGGCCCGAAGCGGCTCAGGCTCGAACTGCCCTGGCCGAAGTTCGAATCCAAGTTCGACATCATCGAGCTGGTGAAGCCCTGA
- a CDS encoding Lrp/AsnC family transcriptional regulator, which yields MSEKIHLDAGDIRILRILQRDASLAIADVAREAGMSQTPCWRRIKRLKESGIITQIAAHVDREAVGLGFVSYAFVKLALPSRENMEEFDRLVTRWPEVVTCERITGAVDYLIKVVAEDIKTYDAFLRNKLLNNNLVSDVQSRIVVNTVKDTPSLPLREG from the coding sequence ATGAGCGAAAAGATCCATCTCGACGCCGGCGACATCCGCATCCTGCGCATCCTGCAGCGCGACGCCTCGCTCGCCATCGCCGATGTCGCGCGCGAGGCCGGCATGAGCCAGACGCCGTGCTGGCGCCGGATCAAGCGGCTGAAGGAGAGCGGTATCATCACGCAGATCGCGGCCCACGTCGACCGCGAAGCGGTCGGTCTCGGCTTCGTGTCCTACGCTTTCGTGAAACTCGCGCTGCCGTCGCGCGAGAACATGGAGGAGTTCGACCGGCTGGTGACGCGCTGGCCCGAAGTCGTCACCTGCGAGCGGATCACCGGGGCGGTCGACTATCTGATCAAGGTCGTCGCCGAGGACATCAAGACCTACGACGCCTTTCTCCGGAACAAGCTGCTCAACAACAATCTGGTCAGCGACGTGCAGTCGCGCATCGTGGTCAACACGGTCAAGGACACGCCGAGCCTGCCGCTCCGCGAAGGCTGA
- a CDS encoding indolepyruvate ferredoxin oxidoreductase family protein, whose product MTHVARNIDLADKYTLEQGRAYLTGIQALVRVGFDRIRLDRRAGLKTGGFISGYRGSPLGGYDQQLQSARTLLRAHDIVFQPGVNEELAAAAVWGTQKVDLAGQGSTHQGVFGIWYGKAPGVDRSGDVFRHANASGTARLGGCLAIAGDDHLAKSSTVACQSELTFADLEMPVLNPADLQDVLDYGLHGLELSRWSGLWTAMIALADTMDSSGIINVDLDRHVFNRPLDVADPRGDSDLNKKIFLANRLEFEVSVRERRLPAAQGYARANGLDGVRFGSRRPRIGLVATGKAYRDLRQALDIIGIDEARAREIGLAIYKVAMSWPIEPNGIAAFARGLEKLVVVEHKRGFMEPQIKDILFHWPEHMRPEVWGKTTPKGAPFLASVRELSSADIVPALLAVIPEAQQGEDMRAAARRLVEQSVFAAGHATDARRSPYFCSGCPHSSSTKTPEGSRAMPGIGCHAMAEIAERATDGVVAMGGEGVPWIGQQPFSKDGHMFANLGDGTFYHSGSLAIRQAVAAKAHITYKILYNDAVAMTGGQVHDGPLSPQKIAALVRAEGVERIVVVTDEPERYDGANGLPAFVTVHHRDELMPVQKDLAAYPGVSVMIYDQTCAAEKRRRRKKGHYPDPATRLFVNDRVCEDCGDCSVQSNCVSVEPIETDFGRKRHINQSSCNKDFSCVSGFCPSFVWVDGAGPRKAAGRLDAHDLLAGLADPAIAPLERTLNLLITGIGGNGVTTVAAVLAMAAHVDGIETLTLDMTGLAQKGGPVTSHVRFAAPGREIEGPRVPLASLDVLIAADMLVAAGGETLAMTHRDRTRTVANGRVAPSAEFVLRQTQSFEAAKLARTLGEASLGFDAFDAAGIAEQLFGDAIYANMMLIGYALQKGLLPVSPLGIETAIRLNGASVAQNIAAVAAGARSPPIRRGSSGW is encoded by the coding sequence ATGACGCATGTCGCCCGGAACATCGATCTCGCGGACAAGTACACGCTCGAACAGGGACGAGCGTATCTGACCGGCATCCAGGCGCTGGTCCGGGTCGGCTTCGACCGCATCCGCCTCGATCGCCGGGCCGGCCTCAAGACCGGCGGCTTCATCTCCGGCTACCGCGGCTCGCCGCTCGGCGGCTACGACCAGCAGCTCCAGTCGGCCCGCACGCTGCTCCGCGCCCACGACATCGTGTTCCAGCCGGGCGTCAACGAGGAGCTCGCGGCCGCGGCGGTCTGGGGCACGCAGAAGGTCGATCTCGCGGGCCAGGGCTCCACGCATCAGGGCGTGTTCGGCATCTGGTACGGCAAGGCGCCGGGCGTCGATCGCTCGGGCGACGTGTTCCGCCATGCCAACGCCTCCGGCACCGCGCGGCTCGGCGGGTGCCTCGCCATCGCCGGCGACGACCACCTTGCGAAATCCTCGACGGTCGCCTGCCAGTCGGAACTGACCTTCGCCGATCTCGAAATGCCGGTTCTGAACCCGGCCGATCTGCAGGACGTGCTCGACTACGGTCTGCACGGGCTCGAGCTGTCGCGCTGGTCCGGGCTCTGGACCGCGATGATCGCGCTCGCCGATACGATGGATTCCTCCGGCATCATCAACGTCGACCTCGACCGCCACGTATTCAATCGGCCGCTCGACGTCGCCGATCCGCGTGGGGACAGCGACCTCAACAAGAAGATCTTTCTCGCCAACCGGCTCGAATTCGAAGTCTCTGTGCGCGAGAGGCGGCTCCCGGCCGCGCAGGGGTACGCTCGGGCCAACGGGCTCGACGGCGTGCGCTTCGGCTCGCGCCGGCCGCGCATCGGGCTGGTCGCGACCGGCAAGGCCTATCGCGACCTGCGGCAGGCGCTCGACATCATCGGCATCGACGAGGCGCGCGCCCGCGAGATCGGCCTTGCGATCTACAAGGTGGCGATGAGCTGGCCCATTGAGCCGAACGGCATCGCCGCCTTCGCGCGCGGGCTGGAAAAGCTGGTCGTGGTCGAGCACAAGCGCGGCTTCATGGAGCCGCAGATCAAGGACATCCTGTTCCATTGGCCGGAGCACATGCGCCCGGAGGTCTGGGGCAAGACGACGCCGAAGGGCGCGCCGTTCCTCGCCTCGGTGCGCGAACTGTCCTCGGCCGACATCGTGCCGGCGCTGCTCGCGGTCATTCCCGAGGCGCAGCAGGGCGAGGACATGCGCGCTGCGGCGCGGCGGCTCGTCGAACAGTCGGTGTTCGCCGCCGGCCACGCGACCGACGCGCGCCGCTCGCCCTACTTCTGCTCGGGCTGCCCGCATTCGTCCTCGACGAAGACACCCGAAGGCAGTCGCGCCATGCCGGGCATCGGCTGTCACGCGATGGCTGAAATCGCCGAGCGCGCGACCGACGGCGTGGTGGCGATGGGGGGCGAGGGCGTGCCCTGGATCGGCCAGCAGCCGTTCTCCAAGGACGGCCACATGTTTGCCAACCTCGGCGACGGCACGTTCTACCATTCCGGCAGCCTCGCGATTCGCCAGGCGGTCGCGGCCAAGGCGCATATCACCTACAAGATCCTCTACAATGACGCGGTCGCGATGACCGGCGGCCAGGTCCACGACGGCCCGCTCAGCCCGCAGAAGATCGCCGCGCTGGTGCGCGCGGAGGGCGTCGAGCGCATCGTCGTCGTCACCGACGAACCCGAGCGCTATGACGGCGCCAACGGCCTGCCGGCCTTCGTCACCGTGCATCATCGCGACGAACTGATGCCGGTGCAGAAGGACCTCGCGGCCTATCCGGGCGTCTCGGTCATGATCTACGACCAGACCTGCGCGGCGGAAAAGCGCCGACGGCGCAAGAAGGGGCATTACCCGGATCCGGCGACGCGGCTGTTCGTCAACGACCGCGTCTGCGAGGACTGCGGCGACTGCTCGGTGCAGTCGAACTGCGTCTCGGTCGAGCCGATCGAGACGGATTTCGGCCGCAAGCGGCACATCAACCAGTCGAGCTGCAACAAGGATTTCTCTTGCGTTTCGGGCTTCTGCCCGTCGTTCGTCTGGGTCGACGGCGCGGGCCCGCGCAAGGCGGCCGGGCGGCTCGATGCGCATGATCTGCTCGCCGGGCTGGCCGATCCGGCGATCGCGCCGCTCGAGCGAACGCTGAACCTGCTCATCACCGGCATCGGCGGCAACGGCGTCACGACGGTCGCGGCCGTGCTGGCGATGGCCGCGCATGTCGACGGCATCGAGACGCTGACGCTCGACATGACCGGGCTCGCGCAGAAGGGCGGCCCGGTGACGAGCCATGTCCGCTTCGCCGCACCCGGTCGCGAGATCGAGGGGCCGCGCGTGCCGCTCGCCTCGCTCGACGTGCTGATCGCGGCCGACATGCTGGTCGCGGCCGGCGGCGAGACGCTGGCGATGACACATCGCGACCGCACCCGCACCGTCGCCAACGGCCGGGTCGCGCCGTCGGCGGAATTCGTGCTGCGCCAGACCCAGTCGTTCGAGGCGGCGAAGCTCGCGCGCACACTCGGCGAGGCCTCGCTCGGCTTCGATGCCTTCGACGCGGCCGGCATCGCCGAGCAGCTGTTCGGCGATGCGATCTACGCCAACATGATGCTGATCGGCTACGCGCTGCAGAAGGGCCTGCTGCCGGTCTCGCCGCTCGGCATCGAGACGGCGATCCGGCTGAACGGCGCGTCCGTTGCGCAGAACATCGCCGCGGTCGCGGCGGGCGCGCGCTCGCCGCCGATCCGGCGCGGATCGAGCGGCTGGTGA
- a CDS encoding P1 family peptidase — protein MPRPGPTNSILDVAGLTVGHAEDARLKSGVTVVIADEPATASVQVMGGAPGTRDTELLAPEETVDRIDALVLSGGSAFGLDAVAGVQAALREQGRGFAIGPVTVPIVPGAIVFDLLNGGDKAWGRFPPYRDLGYAAATAASRAPFACGTTGAGVGATTAILKGGLGTASTVLASGATVAALVVVNAVGSTNVGDGAHFWAAPFEIGAEFGGLGLPSPLPADAAVPRLKGVARSDAADAPALGGNTTIAIVATDAAITKAQAKRLAVQAHDGFARAIYPAHTPFDGDLIFTLATGKIALADPLPDFVALTIEAGNVLARAIARGVAAATPAAGDQLPTWQERFGHELP, from the coding sequence ATGCCCCGTCCCGGACCGACCAATTCCATCCTCGATGTCGCCGGCCTCACCGTCGGCCATGCCGAAGACGCACGCCTGAAGTCCGGCGTCACGGTCGTAATTGCGGACGAGCCGGCGACCGCCTCCGTGCAGGTGATGGGCGGCGCGCCCGGCACGCGCGACACGGAATTGCTGGCGCCGGAAGAGACCGTCGACCGCATCGACGCGCTCGTGCTCTCGGGCGGCTCGGCCTTCGGTCTCGATGCCGTCGCCGGCGTGCAGGCGGCCTTGCGCGAGCAGGGGCGCGGCTTCGCGATCGGCCCTGTGACGGTGCCGATCGTGCCGGGCGCGATCGTGTTCGATCTGCTGAACGGCGGCGACAAGGCGTGGGGCCGCTTCCCGCCCTACCGCGATCTCGGCTATGCGGCGGCCACTGCGGCGAGCCGCGCGCCCTTCGCCTGTGGCACGACCGGCGCCGGCGTAGGCGCCACCACCGCGATCCTGAAGGGCGGCCTCGGCACCGCCTCGACCGTGCTCGCCAGCGGTGCGACGGTCGCGGCGCTCGTGGTGGTCAATGCCGTCGGCTCGACCAATGTCGGCGACGGTGCGCACTTCTGGGCGGCTCCCTTCGAGATCGGTGCGGAATTCGGCGGCCTCGGCCTGCCCTCGCCTCTACCCGCGGATGCCGCCGTGCCCCGCCTGAAAGGCGTCGCACGCAGCGATGCCGCGGATGCCCCTGCCCTCGGCGGCAACACCACGATCGCCATCGTTGCGACCGACGCGGCGATCACCAAGGCGCAGGCCAAGCGTCTGGCGGTGCAGGCGCACGACGGTTTCGCCCGCGCGATCTATCCGGCGCATACGCCCTTCGACGGCGATCTGATCTTCACGCTCGCGACCGGCAAGATCGCGCTCGCCGATCCGCTTCCCGACTTCGTCGCGCTGACCATCGAGGCCGGCAACGTGCTCGCCCGTGCCATCGCGCGCGGCGTCGCTGCCGCGACCCCGGCCGCCGGCGACCAGCTGCCGACATGGCAAGAACGGTTCGGGCACGAGCTGCCCTGA
- a CDS encoding Uma2 family endonuclease, protein MNRPLRKLVEPDLTITDFLDLVSEAKEDRFELIDGRAVAMTGNTLRHQSLVGNLYTALRERSRPRGCRTYPGDVFIGTGSDDHFLGVPDVFVRCGPPIEGRVITDPVIVVEVLSPSTIVKDRGYKFERYASIPSLTQILLVHQNEARVESWTRSPGSEDDDPAWIMTPFVGIEAALPLPALEADLPLALVYEDVDLSPAAAASA, encoded by the coding sequence ATGAACCGGCCGCTGCGCAAACTGGTCGAACCGGATCTGACGATCACCGACTTTCTCGACCTCGTCTCGGAGGCCAAGGAGGACCGGTTCGAGCTCATCGACGGCCGCGCCGTCGCCATGACCGGCAACACGTTGCGGCATCAGTCACTGGTCGGAAACCTGTATACCGCGCTCCGTGAGCGCTCTCGTCCGCGCGGTTGCCGCACCTATCCCGGCGATGTCTTCATCGGCACTGGATCTGACGACCACTTCCTTGGCGTGCCCGATGTCTTCGTGCGCTGCGGCCCCCCGATCGAGGGCCGGGTGATCACCGATCCGGTGATCGTCGTCGAAGTGCTGTCGCCGTCGACCATCGTGAAGGACCGCGGCTACAAGTTCGAACGCTATGCCTCGATCCCGAGCCTGACGCAGATCCTGCTCGTGCATCAGAACGAGGCGCGCGTCGAATCCTGGACCCGCTCGCCCGGGTCCGAGGACGACGACCCCGCCTGGATCATGACGCCCTTCGTCGGCATCGAGGCCGCGCTGCCCCTGCCCGCGCTCGAGGCGGACCTGCCGCTCGCGCTCGTCTACGAAGACGTCGATCTTTCGCCAGCAGCCGCAGCCTCCGCCTGA